A single genomic interval of Mucilaginibacter robiniae harbors:
- a CDS encoding winged helix-turn-helix transcriptional regulator yields the protein MANAYERKIPMLDCGHDYIRQVLHGRWKIALLLRIRKGIVRPGELARSIPQATRRVLDAQLAELIRHGLISKLVYDEHVPRVEYHLTDLGMSLMTVVDVMGKWGTENLNELRKLVNS from the coding sequence ATGGCAAATGCATACGAACGTAAAATACCCATGCTGGATTGCGGACATGATTATATACGCCAGGTTCTGCATGGCCGGTGGAAGATAGCGCTGCTACTGCGGATTCGTAAGGGCATCGTGCGTCCGGGCGAACTAGCCCGCAGCATTCCGCAGGCTACCCGTCGCGTTCTTGATGCGCAATTAGCTGAATTAATTCGGCATGGGCTGATTTCTAAATTAGTGTACGATGAACACGTACCGCGGGTTGAATATCATTTGACGGACCTTGGCATGTCGCTTATGACTGTGGTTGATGTAATGGGAAAGTGGGGAACAGAAAACCTTAATGAATTGCGCAAACTGGTAAATTCATAA
- a CDS encoding SDR family NAD(P)-dependent oxidoreductase, whose amino-acid sequence MAKYGIRVNAISPTVVATPIYKSFIDKSKIQDSLQEFNSFHPIGRIGTAEDIAATITFLLSDEASWITGAVWDIDGVALWLGEINQYQVI is encoded by the coding sequence TTGGCTAAATATGGCATTCGCGTAAATGCAATATCTCCGACTGTAGTGGCCACACCAATTTATAAATCCTTTATTGATAAAAGCAAAATTCAAGATTCATTACAAGAATTTAACTCTTTTCATCCAATAGGTCGGATTGGTACGGCAGAAGATATTGCTGCAACAATCACCTTCTTGTTATCAGACGAGGCAAGCTGGATTACCGGTGCGGTCTGGGATATAGATGGTGTGGCGTTATGGCTGGGAGAAATTAACCAGTACCAGGTAATATGA
- a CDS encoding SDR family NAD(P)-dependent oxidoreductase translates to MLAVRHAEGDYDIYHNFNKAFLFITQAAVEIMKTNGGGSIVNVGSMWAKQAIKATPSSAYSMAKAGLHSLTHHLAIG, encoded by the coding sequence ATGCTCGCTGTAAGGCATGCTGAAGGAGATTATGATATTTACCATAACTTCAACAAAGCATTCTTATTTATTACCCAAGCAGCTGTTGAAATTATGAAAACTAACGGAGGTGGTTCAATCGTGAACGTTGGTTCTATGTGGGCTAAACAGGCGATTAAAGCCACACCTTCTTCTGCTTATTCAATGGCAAAAGCAGGCTTGCACAGTTTAACACATCATTTAGCCATTGGCTAA
- a CDS encoding SDR family NAD(P)-dependent oxidoreductase, whose translation MVQLEMKKLENKVAVVTGASKGIGAAIAKQLAIEGAAVIVNYASAQEDAELVVAEIVNNGGQAIAVKADVSKANDVDRLFTETVKQYGKVNILVNNAGIYQWGPIEDVTEEGFYHQFGINVLGPLLASKAAVQYFSDQGGSIINIGSGVSSVEPAGSALYTATKSAIDSITRVLSKELGPRNIRVNSINPGIVNTEGSRAGGFIGSEMADVMVNNTPLRRLGEPEDIALIAAFLSSEESRWLTGEIILASGGLR comes from the coding sequence ATGGTACAATTAGAAATGAAGAAATTAGAAAACAAAGTCGCTGTTGTAACCGGCGCTTCCAAAGGTATTGGCGCTGCCATTGCTAAACAACTAGCTATTGAGGGTGCCGCCGTGATCGTTAATTATGCATCTGCTCAAGAAGATGCCGAGCTCGTTGTAGCGGAAATTGTAAACAATGGCGGCCAAGCCATAGCAGTGAAAGCTGATGTGTCAAAGGCTAATGATGTCGATCGTCTGTTTACCGAAACGGTAAAGCAGTATGGTAAAGTTAATATTCTGGTCAACAATGCGGGCATTTATCAATGGGGACCTATCGAAGATGTGACAGAGGAAGGATTTTATCATCAGTTCGGCATTAATGTACTGGGGCCACTGCTTGCCTCAAAAGCTGCCGTACAATATTTTTCAGATCAGGGAGGAAGTATCATTAACATCGGTTCTGGTGTATCAAGCGTGGAACCGGCTGGTAGTGCCCTTTATACGGCAACCAAAAGTGCGATCGACTCTATTACCCGGGTACTTTCCAAAGAGCTTGGCCCGAGAAATATCCGCGTCAATTCAATCAATCCCGGAATAGTGAACACAGAAGGCTCGAGAGCTGGAGGATTTATCGGCAGTGAAATGGCTGATGTTATGGTAAATAATACTCCACTTCGCCGACTTGGAGAACCCGAGGATATTGCGTTGATCGCGGCCTTCCTTTCGTCGGAAGAGTCACGCTGGTTAACAGGCGAGATTATACTAGCCAGTGGCGGTCTTCGCTAA
- a CDS encoding TetR/AcrR family transcriptional regulator, with the protein MRTKDFNETDILRKAIALFWQKGYHATSLHDLIDGLEIGRSSIYHAFGDKHNLFLQALELYQQEATAKIQALLNDAFSVKEAVTHLLQQVVNDVFTDACPKGCFKINSEVEMAASDEVIKKLVAEDDLIIEKALYNAIKKGQADGEISISKNPKALARFICNAIAGMRVYGKFRNDRQFFDDIVKTTLSVLD; encoded by the coding sequence ATGAGAACAAAAGATTTCAACGAGACCGACATATTGAGAAAAGCCATCGCCCTCTTCTGGCAGAAGGGATATCATGCCACTTCGTTGCATGATCTCATTGATGGATTGGAGATCGGACGTTCCAGCATCTATCATGCTTTTGGCGACAAGCATAACTTATTTTTGCAAGCGCTGGAGCTCTATCAGCAGGAAGCCACAGCAAAAATCCAGGCGCTATTAAATGACGCTTTCTCAGTAAAAGAGGCGGTAACTCACTTGTTGCAGCAAGTTGTCAATGATGTCTTTACTGATGCCTGTCCCAAAGGATGCTTCAAAATAAATTCAGAGGTAGAAATGGCTGCAAGTGATGAAGTGATTAAAAAATTGGTTGCTGAAGATGATCTGATCATCGAAAAAGCCTTATATAATGCTATAAAAAAAGGCCAGGCTGATGGAGAAATCAGTATATCTAAAAACCCAAAAGCACTTGCCCGTTTCATTTGCAATGCAATAGCCGGAATGAGAGTTTATGGAAAATTCAGGAATGACCGGCAATTCTTTGACGATATCGTTAAAACAACCCTATCGGTTCTCGACTAA
- a CDS encoding helix-turn-helix domain-containing protein produces the protein MSHTYHFRSLQDLHRYYGLPQPEHPLISVIDYSKVKYPEDVCELKWIQDFYILALKRNVQAKFNYGQQPYDFDSGVLSFFAPQQLLQVEINPDTQIEPSGWLLLLHPDFLWNTPLAKTIKSYNFFQYKVNEALFLSEKEEKVITEILQRIEKEYQSNMDKFSQSLIINQLEYLLIYADRFYQRQFLTRKITNHQILAKLELLLNNYFADENLIIKGLPTVPFIASELNISPNYLSNLLKVLTGQSTQQFIHEKLIEKAKEKLSATSLSVSEIAYALGFEHSQSFSKLFKAKTHLTPIEFRAGLN, from the coding sequence ATGAGTCATACCTATCACTTTCGCTCGCTTCAGGATTTGCACAGATACTATGGTCTTCCACAACCGGAGCATCCGCTTATTAGTGTGATCGACTACAGTAAAGTAAAATATCCGGAAGACGTTTGTGAACTGAAGTGGATACAGGATTTTTACATTCTAGCACTGAAGCGAAATGTACAAGCCAAATTTAACTACGGGCAGCAACCTTACGATTTTGATTCCGGTGTGCTTTCTTTTTTTGCTCCCCAGCAATTGTTGCAGGTAGAAATAAATCCCGATACCCAAATAGAGCCGTCGGGTTGGCTGTTGCTGCTCCACCCCGATTTTTTATGGAATACGCCATTGGCTAAAACGATCAAGAGTTATAATTTCTTTCAGTATAAAGTCAATGAAGCCCTTTTCTTATCGGAGAAAGAGGAAAAGGTAATTACGGAAATATTGCAGCGTATTGAGAAAGAGTACCAATCCAATATGGATAAGTTCAGCCAGTCGCTGATCATTAACCAGTTAGAATACCTACTGATTTATGCTGACCGCTTTTATCAACGGCAGTTTCTAACACGCAAAATCACTAACCATCAAATATTAGCTAAACTGGAATTACTGCTGAACAACTATTTTGCAGATGAGAATTTGATAATCAAAGGGCTCCCTACCGTTCCATTCATCGCAAGTGAACTTAATATTTCGCCGAATTACCTCAGTAACCTACTGAAAGTCTTGACCGGACAAAGTACACAGCAGTTCATCCATGAAAAGCTAATTGAAAAAGCAAAAGAAAAGCTTTCTGCAACCTCGTTATCTGTTTCAGAAATTGCTTATGCTTTAGGTTTTGAGCACTCCCAATCTTTTAGTAAGTTATTCAAAGCCAAAACTCATCTGACGCCAATAGAGTTCCGGGCCGGACTTAATTAA